The sequence GCTGATCTTGTTGCCGGCCGCCTTGAGAGCGACCTGGCTCAGGCCGTCCTTGTCCAAGCGGCAAGCCTTGGCACCCAGTTCCAGCGGGCCACGGCAGCGCAAGGGCACTTCGATGCCCTGGAAGTTCGAGCCCACCTGGCAGGCCGGGTCCGGCATATCGCGTTTATCGCCTTCGACAATGATGCCGACGCGGTAGTCCATGCCCAGCACCCGCAGGTCGACATCACCGTTGCCGTTGACCGTCAGGCCCGGGATACGCACTTTCAGGTCCGGATTGCTGGCCACGCCGTTACGGAAGGTCAGGTTGCCCTTGAGTTCCTGGAACGGTGTGTCCTTGCCCCGTGGCTCGCTGCTGAGGGTCTTGCGGTTTAGCAGGGCTATGCCGGTGCACAACTGCTGTTCGATGTTGGCATTGAGCAGCACGCCGTCGGTGATCACGAAGCTGGCGGTACCGTTGAGGCTGTCGATCAGGGCTTTCTGGCTGTTGCCACGGCCGCTCACGTTGCTGTCGAGGGTGACCTGGCCTTTGATCGGCGGGTTTTTCCCCTGGGCTTGCAGGATGCGTTCTACCGGTACTTGCTTGATGTGGGTTTGCAGGGCCAGCACCGGGATATCCTGGCGTACGTCGAGGTTGCCGTTAGCCTGGAAGGTGCCGTTGTAGAGGCCGCCGCTCAAGGTATCGAGTTTGAGTTGGCCGTCCAGGCCGGACGCTTTCAGCACGGCGTTCTGGATGGGCAGCTTGCTCAGCGTCAGTTGATCGAAGGCTAGGTCAGCATTCACATCCAGGGTGCGCAGGCGTGTCAGCGGCAACAGCTTGTCGGTGCTCCAGGCGCCTTTGGTCGGGGCGTCCGGCAGCGGCGAGTTGCCACCGGCGGCCATGGCGCCGGCTTCGCTGCTCTGGACTTCGGCCTGGCGGGCGACGGCGGCACTGTTGGCCGCTTCGGACTTGGCCGGCAGGTAGTTGTCGGCGTTGAAGGTGTCGGCCTTGAGCTGTAGGCGCAGGGATTGCTTGGCGAAATCATCCACGGCGATGCGACCGGTGAAGGTGCTGCCGTCGAGCTTCAGGTTGAGGTCTTCCAGGGCCAGGCTGGTGGGCGTGCCCGTGAGACGGCTGACCATTTCGACCTTGCTCAGGCTACCCGGCGCCATGGCCGGCAAGGTGTGGCCGACGCTGTCGAGAAACTTGGCCAGGTCGAACTGCGCGATCGACAGGGCGCCGCTGATCTGCGGGGTCTTGTCCAGGTCATTGACCTTCAGTTCGCCCAGGGCGCGCAGTTGGTTCGCCGAGAGTTTCAGGCCGGTCCATTCGGCAATGTTGGCTGCCAGGTCCACCAGCAACTGGCCCTGGGTGGCGAATGTCACGGTCTTGCCTTGCAACGGCTCGCCGGTGGCTTCACCGGAGACTTTCATGTCTTCGAGCTGGTACCGCTTGAGGGCGCGCTGAATGCGCAAATTGCCGTTGAGCTCGGTCTTGACGCGCATGACCGGCTGATTGGTGCCGAAGAATGCTGTGAGCTTCACCGGGATGCTGGCACCGTCGTGTATGGCGCCGGCGCTCAACTGGATGCTTTCGGCGCTGAACTGCTTGCCCGTCTGCTCGTCGTTGTATTCCACGCGGGCGTTATTGATGGTCAGGCTGTCGATGTCCAGGCGGATCGGCTGGGGCGGCTTTTCAGGCTTGGGCGGCGTGGCAGGTTCAGTGACGGCGGGCGCATCGGGGGTTGTTCCCGCGACCGGTACATTCTTGCCGATGTCTTCCCAGTTGCCGTGGCCATGCACATCTTTGTTCAGGCGCAGGTTCAGGCCTTCGACACGCACATCGCTCATCTGCACTTCACGGCGCAGCAAGGGCAGCACTCGCACTGACAGGCCGAGCATTTGCAGGTCGGCGAACGGTTGGGTCGGATTGGTCAGGGTCGCCACACTGGCTTCGTGCAGCTCAAGGCCCAGCCAAGGGAACAGGCTCCAGCCGATGTCGCCATTGAGCGTCAGCTCGATATGGGCCTTGTCGCGGGCTATCTGGCGGATCTCGTCTTTATAGTCGTTGGGATCGAAGAGATGGGTCAGGGCAAAGCCTAGAGCCACAATGATCAGCAACAGCCCGAGAAGTACCAGACCCAGGATTTTGCCGAACGCTTTCATGGGCGAGTCCTTGTATGTCGATTTCAAAAATTAGCCAAAGAGTATAACGCCCGTGGACGTACGGCTGTTTATGGATCGTTACATGGTGTCAAACAAAGCAGATATCCCGAAAAAGGTGATATCAGTTTGGTTTTTCTGTCATCCACAGATGCTAATCTCTGCGTGTTCGTCCGCCTTCTGCGACTAAACGTCGCGCCAAAAGGGAGCTTTACTCAATAAAACGGCCACGCCTTGCGTGCAAGGCCGAGGGAGAGAGCGCCTGACGGACACATACTAATAACTGGGGGAAACACCAATGAGCACTAGCACTGCGGCCGATCATACTGCCGCACAGCCTGCGTTCCTGTCCAAGGAACGTATCATCGCCAAGCCTGGCTTCAACCGTTGGCTGGTACCACCGGCCGCCCTGGCCATCCACCTGTGCATCGGTATGGCCTATGGCTTCTCGGTGTTCTGGCTACCACTGTCCAAGGCTCTGGGCGTTACGGCTCCCGTGGCGTGTGCGCCGGACATGAGCTTTATCGCTCAAGTCTTCTCGTCCCAATGCGACTGGCCCATCTCCATGCTGGGCTGGATCTACACCCTGTTCTTCATTTTCCTGGGCTGCTCGGCAGCGATCTGGGGTGGCTGGCTGGAGCATGCCGGGCCACGTAAGGCGGGCGTCGTGTCGGCGCTGTGCTGGTGTGGTGGTCTGCTGATCTCGGCGTTGGGGATTTATACCCACCAGATCTGGTTGATGTGGATCGGCTCGGGAGTTATCGGCGGTATCGGCCTGGGCCTGGGTTACATCTCGCCCGTTTCGACCTTGATCAAGTGGTTCCCGGACAAGCGCGGCATGGCGACGGGCATGGCGATCATGGGTTTTGGTGGCGGCGCGATGGTGGGTGCTCCGTTGGCCGCCGCCTTGATGGGGCACTTTGCTTCGCCGACCAGTGTCGGTGTATGGCAGAGCTTCCTGGTCATGGCTGCGATCTACTTCGTATTCATGATCGGTGGCGCCTTGTCCTACCGCGTTCCGCCGACTGGCTGGAAGCCTGAGGGCTGGACCGCACCGGCGAAAAAAGCCAGCAATGCGATGATCACCCACCGTCATGTGCATGTGAACGTGGCCTGGAAAACCCCGCAATTTCGTCTGGTGTGGCTGGTACTGTGCCTGAACGTATCCGCCGGTATCGGCATCCTCGGCATGGCTTCGCCACTGCTGCAGGAAGTGTTTGGCGGCAAATTGTTGGGTAACGACCTGGCGTTCGGTCAGTTAGATGCCGGTCAATTGGCTTCCATTGCTGCCATTGCCGCCGGTTTCACCGGTCTGTTGAGCCTGTTCAACATCGGCGGGCGGTTCTTCTGGGCGTCGTTTTCCGACTACCTGGGCCGTAAAAATACCTACTTCGTGTTCTTCGCTCTGGGCTTTGCCTTGTATGCGCTGATCCCGAACCTGGGTCACTTGGGCAACGTGGCGCTGTTCGTGGCGGCGTTCTGCATCATCCTGTCGATGTACGGCGGTGGTTTTGCGACGGTGCCGGCTTACCTGGCAGACCTGTTCGGTACGCAAATGGTCGGCGCGATCCATGGTCGTCTGCTGACGGCATGGGCGGCGGCGGGCGTACTCGGCCCGGTGCTGGTGAACTACCTGCGTGAGTATCAACTGAGCATCGGCGTTGAACGCGCTGCTGCCTACGACATCACCTTGTACATCCTGGCCGGCCTGCTGGTGCTGGGCTTTATCTGCAACATGCTGGTACGGCCGGTGGCAGACAAGTACTTCATGACCGACGCGGAACTGGCGGCTGAACAAGCGCTGGGTCACGACAAAGGCGCCGATTCCAGCACTGTGCTGGAATGGAAAGCCTCTTCCGGTAGCGTGCCATTGGCGGTTGCCGCCTGGCTGGCGGTCGGTATTCCGTTGGCGTGGGGTGTGTGGGTAACCCTGCAGAAGACGGCGGTATTGTTCCACTAATACGCTGGATCTTGCGGGAACCGGCTTGTGTGGGAGCCGGGCTTGCCCGCGATGCAGGCGCCTCGGCAGGTCATTTTGACCGAGGTGATGCCATCGCAGGCAAGCCAGCTCCCACACAAGCTGACTTGTATGCACATGTCTATCCCCGACACTCCATCAGTCTTATCCCCTCCGATGTTTCTGTTTAGCGCCCGCGCCCCTATAATGGCTGCCTTTTTCGCCCAATGATTTTGCGGAGTTGGTGATGGCCGAACGTAAGGCGTCCGTCGAGCGCGACACTCTGGAAACCCAGATCAAAGCCTCGATCAACCTGGATGGCACCGGAAAGGCCCGATTTGATATCGGTGTTCCTTTTCTTGAGCACATGCTGGACCAGATCGCCCGTCACGGGCTGATCGACCTGGATATCGTCAGCAAGGGCGACCTGCATATCGACGACCACCACACCGTGGAGGATGTCGGTATCACCTTGGGTCAGGCCTTCGCCAAAGCCATCGGTGACAAAAAAGGCATCCGTCGCTACGGCCATGCCTATGTGCCGCTGGATGAAGCGCTGTCGCGTGTGGTCATCGACTTCTCGGGCCGCCCAGGCCTGCAGATGCACGTGCCGTATACCCGCGCCACCGTGGGCGGCTTCGATGTCGACTTGTTCCAGGAGTTCTTCCAGGGCTTCGTCAACCACGCACTTGTCAGCCTGCACATCGACAACCTGCGCGGCACCAACACCCACCACCAGATCGAAACCGTGTTCAAGGCTTTCGGCCGCGCCCTGCGCATGGCCGTAGAGCTGGATGACCGCATGGCCGGGCAAATGCCATCGACCAAGGGCGTCCTGTAATGCAGACGGTCGCGGTTATCGACTACGGCATGGGTAACCTGCACTCGGTGGCCAAGGCCCTCGAACACGTAGGCGCCGGCAAGGTGCTGATCACCAGCGATGCCGACGTGATTCGCGAAGCCGACCGGGTGGTTTTCCCCGGTGTTGGCGCGATTCGCGATTGCATGGCTGAAATTCGCCGCCTGGGCTTTGACAGCCTGGTGCGCGAAGTCAGCCAGGATCGTCCGTTCCTCGGCATCTGCGTGGGCATGCAAGCCTTGCTCGACAGCAGCGAAGAGAACGACGGCGTCGACTGCATCGGCCTGTTCCCTGGCGAAGTGAAATTCTTCGGCAAGGACCTGCACGAAGACGGCGAACACCTGAAAGTCCCGCACATGGGCTGGAACGAAGTGCGCCAGACGGTGGATCACCCGCTGTGGCACGACGTCCCGGACCTGGCGCGTTTCTATTTCGTCCATAGCTACTACATCGCCGCCGGTAATCGGGGCCAGGTGGTGGGTGGTGGGCACTACGGCGTCGACTTCGCCGCCGCCCTGGCCGACGGTTCGCGCTTTGCCGTGCAGTTCCACCCGGAGAAGAGCCATACCCATGGCCTGCAATTGCTGCAGAACTTCGCCGCCTGGGACGGGCGCCGGTAATGGCCAAGAAGATCAAGCCGCCGATCTTGAACCTCACTCCCCAGCAGGAGAGTGAGGCGACTGACAAGATCAAGCGTTTCATGGAGGACCGCTTCGAGCTCAAGTTGGGCTCGTTCGAGGTGGCTGAGATCCTTGAGCTGTTCACCACTGAAATTGCTCCGCACTATTACAACAGGGCGATTTTCGATGCGCAGACGCACCTTAAAGAAAGGTTCGAAAGCATCGAAAGCGACTTGTGGGCGCTCGAGAAACCCTGATTTTTCGAGCAATGCTGAATATCGAATAAGGTTTGCCAGATGCTGATTATTCCCGCTATCGATCTCAAGGACGGCGCTTGCGTACGACTGCGCCAGGGCCGTATGGAAGATTCCACGGTGTTCTCCGATGACCCGGTGAGCATGGCTGCCAAGTGGGTGGAAGGTGGTTGCCGTCGTCTGCATCTGGTGGACTTGAATGGTGCGTTCGAAGGCCAGCCGGTCAACGGCGAAGTAGTGACGGCAATCGCCAAGCGCTACCCGAACCTGCCGATCCAGATCGGCGGTGGCATCCGCTCCCTGGAAACCATCGAGCACTATGTGAAAGCGGGCGTGAGCTACGTGATCATCGGCACCAAGGCCGTGAAGGATCCGGCGTTTGTCGCTGAGGCCTGCCGC is a genomic window of Pseudomonas sp. ADAK18 containing:
- a CDS encoding AsmA family protein, with the protein product MKAFGKILGLVLLGLLLIIVALGFALTHLFDPNDYKDEIRQIARDKAHIELTLNGDIGWSLFPWLGLELHEASVATLTNPTQPFADLQMLGLSVRVLPLLRREVQMSDVRVEGLNLRLNKDVHGHGNWEDIGKNVPVAGTTPDAPAVTEPATPPKPEKPPQPIRLDIDSLTINNARVEYNDEQTGKQFSAESIQLSAGAIHDGASIPVKLTAFFGTNQPVMRVKTELNGNLRIQRALKRYQLEDMKVSGEATGEPLQGKTVTFATQGQLLVDLAANIAEWTGLKLSANQLRALGELKVNDLDKTPQISGALSIAQFDLAKFLDSVGHTLPAMAPGSLSKVEMVSRLTGTPTSLALEDLNLKLDGSTFTGRIAVDDFAKQSLRLQLKADTFNADNYLPAKSEAANSAAVARQAEVQSSEAGAMAAGGNSPLPDAPTKGAWSTDKLLPLTRLRTLDVNADLAFDQLTLSKLPIQNAVLKASGLDGQLKLDTLSGGLYNGTFQANGNLDVRQDIPVLALQTHIKQVPVERILQAQGKNPPIKGQVTLDSNVSGRGNSQKALIDSLNGTASFVITDGVLLNANIEQQLCTGIALLNRKTLSSEPRGKDTPFQELKGNLTFRNGVASNPDLKVRIPGLTVNGNGDVDLRVLGMDYRVGIIVEGDKRDMPDPACQVGSNFQGIEVPLRCRGPLELGAKACRLDKDGLSQVALKAAGNKISEKLEEKLDKVNPQLKDALKGLFKR
- a CDS encoding OFA family MFS transporter, whose protein sequence is MSTSTAADHTAAQPAFLSKERIIAKPGFNRWLVPPAALAIHLCIGMAYGFSVFWLPLSKALGVTAPVACAPDMSFIAQVFSSQCDWPISMLGWIYTLFFIFLGCSAAIWGGWLEHAGPRKAGVVSALCWCGGLLISALGIYTHQIWLMWIGSGVIGGIGLGLGYISPVSTLIKWFPDKRGMATGMAIMGFGGGAMVGAPLAAALMGHFASPTSVGVWQSFLVMAAIYFVFMIGGALSYRVPPTGWKPEGWTAPAKKASNAMITHRHVHVNVAWKTPQFRLVWLVLCLNVSAGIGILGMASPLLQEVFGGKLLGNDLAFGQLDAGQLASIAAIAAGFTGLLSLFNIGGRFFWASFSDYLGRKNTYFVFFALGFALYALIPNLGHLGNVALFVAAFCIILSMYGGGFATVPAYLADLFGTQMVGAIHGRLLTAWAAAGVLGPVLVNYLREYQLSIGVERAAAYDITLYILAGLLVLGFICNMLVRPVADKYFMTDAELAAEQALGHDKGADSSTVLEWKASSGSVPLAVAAWLAVGIPLAWGVWVTLQKTAVLFH
- the hisH gene encoding imidazole glycerol phosphate synthase subunit HisH, whose translation is MQTVAVIDYGMGNLHSVAKALEHVGAGKVLITSDADVIREADRVVFPGVGAIRDCMAEIRRLGFDSLVREVSQDRPFLGICVGMQALLDSSEENDGVDCIGLFPGEVKFFGKDLHEDGEHLKVPHMGWNEVRQTVDHPLWHDVPDLARFYFVHSYYIAAGNRGQVVGGGHYGVDFAAALADGSRFAVQFHPEKSHTHGLQLLQNFAAWDGRR
- the hisB gene encoding imidazoleglycerol-phosphate dehydratase HisB, coding for MAERKASVERDTLETQIKASINLDGTGKARFDIGVPFLEHMLDQIARHGLIDLDIVSKGDLHIDDHHTVEDVGITLGQAFAKAIGDKKGIRRYGHAYVPLDEALSRVVIDFSGRPGLQMHVPYTRATVGGFDVDLFQEFFQGFVNHALVSLHIDNLRGTNTHHQIETVFKAFGRALRMAVELDDRMAGQMPSTKGVL
- a CDS encoding DUF2164 domain-containing protein — translated: MAKKIKPPILNLTPQQESEATDKIKRFMEDRFELKLGSFEVAEILELFTTEIAPHYYNRAIFDAQTHLKERFESIESDLWALEKP